The following nucleotide sequence is from Saccharothrix texasensis.
CGGCAGGCGCTGATCCGCCAGAAGGCGGAACGCGCTCAACCATGCCGCCGCGTCTCGACAGGAGGGACGAGGTGGACGAGACCCTGGCCCGCGCGGGCATTTTCCAGGGGGTTGAACAGGCCGCAGCGGAGGCGCTGGCGCAGACGCTGGAGTCTGTTGAATTCCCGCGTGGCCACGTGATCTTCGCGGAAGGCGAGCCGGGCGACCGGCTCTACATCATCCAGTCCGGCAAGGTGAAGATCGGCCGCAAGTCGCCGGACGGCCGGGAGAACCTCTTGGGGATCTTCGGACCGTCGGACATGTTCGGCGAGCTGTCGATCTTCGACCCCGGTCCGCGCACGTCCACCGCGACCACGGTGACCGAAGTGCGCGCGGTCAGCATGGACCGCCCAGCGCTGCGGCAGTGGATCACCAACCGGCCGGAGATCGCCGAGCAGCTGCTGAGGGCCTTGGCCCGCAGGCTGCGCCGGACGAACTCCATGCTGGCCGACCTGATCTTCACCGACGTGCCCGGCCGGGTCGCCAAGGCGTTGCTGCAGCTCGCGCAGCGCTTCGGCAGCCAGGAGGCCGGTCTGCTGCGGGTCACCCACGACCTGACGCAGGAGGAGATCGCCCAGTTCGTCGGCGCTTCGCGCGAGACGGTGAACAAGGCCCTGGCCGACTTCGCCCACCGCGGTTGGCTGCGACTGGAGGGCAAGAGCGTGCTGATCCTGGACCCGGAGCGCCTGGCCCGCCGCGCCCGCTGACAGCACCGCCGGAGAGAACAACAAGACCGGGCGCCGCCCCCGACGCGGCGCACCGGTCTTGTTGCCGCACGGCCCATCCCCCGACAGACCGCGCCTTCCACACCTCCGGCACCCGCAGGCCCCGACCCTCGTGGCACCGGAAGGAGGCTTGGTTACCCGCTGCTACCGCGCTCGAAACGGCCGGCGGTGACCGGCGGCGACGTGGCGGTGGCTTCTT
It contains:
- a CDS encoding Crp/Fnr family transcriptional regulator, which codes for MDETLARAGIFQGVEQAAAEALAQTLESVEFPRGHVIFAEGEPGDRLYIIQSGKVKIGRKSPDGRENLLGIFGPSDMFGELSIFDPGPRTSTATTVTEVRAVSMDRPALRQWITNRPEIAEQLLRALARRLRRTNSMLADLIFTDVPGRVAKALLQLAQRFGSQEAGLLRVTHDLTQEEIAQFVGASRETVNKALADFAHRGWLRLEGKSVLILDPERLARRAR